From one Poseidonibacter antarcticus genomic stretch:
- a CDS encoding MFS transporter, translating into MNDDIKKVSIITLLLLSMITMMSNVAIVTALPALKEQFKDVANIDFYSRLIITLPSLVIAILAPIMGKVVVKFGKRNSTIVSLLVFAITGSTGLYLNQIEIILFSRAFFGIAIATLMIITTSLVGDYFKVEDRPKFMGLQNAFIGIGGILFVVGGGFLSDISWRTTFGIYLISLLLLPLAITSIKEIKLERTINNTDDKISSSIYLIYFFAFVYMSLFFLLPTQMPFLLIEGFGASGKFAGGIIASAFVSNALGAIIFVKLKSKFSYPAVLLIGLSFFAMGFSGLGLSNSLSLFFIPAPMMGFGAGIMLTNLTTWMLSMTFSGNRVKSSGYFTSALFLGQFSSPLIFQNVVDYFGTQNFFLNLGITLFVIILISMSILIIQKSKNEVSLSNS; encoded by the coding sequence ATGAATGATGATATAAAGAAAGTCTCAATAATTACATTATTACTCTTATCAATGATAACTATGATGTCAAATGTTGCAATTGTTACAGCACTTCCTGCATTAAAAGAACAATTTAAAGATGTTGCAAATATAGATTTTTATTCGAGACTTATAATAACTTTGCCGTCTTTAGTTATTGCAATACTTGCACCTATTATGGGAAAAGTTGTGGTGAAGTTTGGAAAGAGAAATTCAACTATTGTATCACTTCTAGTTTTTGCAATAACTGGAAGTACAGGTTTATATTTAAATCAAATTGAAATAATTTTATTTTCTAGAGCATTTTTTGGTATTGCAATTGCAACATTAATGATTATAACAACTTCTTTAGTTGGAGATTATTTTAAAGTAGAAGATAGACCAAAATTCATGGGATTACAAAATGCTTTCATAGGTATTGGTGGAATTTTATTTGTTGTTGGAGGTGGTTTTTTATCTGATATTTCATGGAGAACAACTTTTGGAATTTATTTAATCTCTTTATTACTTTTACCTCTTGCTATTACTTCAATTAAGGAAATAAAATTAGAAAGAACAATAAATAATACTGATGATAAAATATCTTCTAGTATTTATCTTATCTATTTCTTTGCATTTGTATATATGTCATTATTTTTTCTATTGCCAACACAAATGCCTTTTTTACTTATTGAAGGGTTTGGAGCTAGTGGTAAATTTGCTGGAGGAATAATTGCTTCTGCTTTTGTTTCAAATGCCTTAGGAGCAATTATATTTGTAAAATTAAAATCTAAATTTTCATATCCAGCTGTACTTTTAATAGGACTTAGTTTTTTTGCAATGGGTTTTAGTGGACTTGGACTTTCAAATAGTCTATCTTTATTTTTTATACCTGCTCCAATGATGGGATTTGGTGCTGGAATTATGTTAACAAATTTAACTACATGGATGTTAAGTATGACATTTTCAGGTAATAGAGTAAAAAGTTCTGGATATTTTACTAGCGCATTATTTTTAGGACAATTTTCTTCTCCTTTAATATTTCAAAATGTTGTTGATTATTTTGGTACACAAAATTTCTTTTTAAATTTAGGAATAACACTTTTTGTAATCATTTTAATTAGTATGTCAATTCTTATTATTCAAAAATCCAAAAATGAAGTATCTTTGTCAAATTCATAA
- a CDS encoding helix-turn-helix domain-containing protein: MKEEIPNIDFNHERCTRDFKVMKLKDFFKQDYVLAEIYKPHRLKFFQMIFITDGEVNHMVDFHSITLKKGSLSFSSPGQVQAFDELGTYDGYICIFTEAFLNREFLQIANRHIIDHLYFQNITKALVLEDDSLDIYFELLLKEFIESTVNLKEGVVASLVNCILHKSKEHFPETTKDIKKSELFNSFKKTLMSEFTQLHNAEEYANILRVTPKHLNVICKQITGMTTKAFIDKFKIVEVKRYLASSTLPIKEISTNMGYWEVSNFVKFFKKHTGFTPKTFRDAQVLYL; the protein is encoded by the coding sequence ATGAAAGAAGAAATACCTAACATAGATTTTAATCATGAAAGATGTACTCGAGATTTTAAAGTTATGAAACTTAAAGACTTTTTCAAACAAGATTATGTTTTAGCAGAGATATATAAACCTCATAGATTAAAGTTCTTTCAAATGATTTTTATTACTGATGGTGAAGTCAATCATATGGTTGATTTTCATTCTATTACTCTTAAAAAAGGAAGTTTATCTTTTTCTTCTCCTGGCCAAGTACAAGCTTTTGATGAACTTGGTACTTATGATGGCTATATATGTATTTTCACAGAAGCATTTTTAAATCGTGAGTTTTTACAAATTGCCAATAGACATATTATAGACCATCTTTATTTCCAAAATATAACAAAAGCATTAGTTTTAGAAGATGATAGTTTAGATATTTATTTTGAATTACTTTTAAAAGAATTTATTGAAAGTACTGTTAATCTTAAAGAGGGTGTTGTGGCTTCTTTAGTTAATTGTATTTTGCACAAAAGTAAAGAGCATTTTCCCGAAACTACAAAAGATATTAAAAAAAGTGAACTTTTTAATTCTTTCAAAAAAACTCTTATGTCTGAATTTACGCAACTACATAATGCAGAAGAGTATGCGAATATATTAAGAGTTACTCCTAAGCATTTAAATGTTATCTGTAAGCAAATTACAGGAATGACTACAAAAGCATTTATTGATAAATTTAAAATTGTAGAAGTAAAACGATATCTAGCTTCTTCAACATTACCAATAAAAGAAATCTCTACAAATATGGGATATTGGGAAGTAAGTAATTTTGTAAAATTCTTTAAAAAACATACTGGGTTTACTCCAAAAACTTTTAGAGATGCTCAAGTTTTATATTTATAA
- a CDS encoding zinc-binding alcohol dehydrogenase family protein, whose translation MKAIGFKTSHKIGHEDSLIEFETSKPLAKGFDIVVKVNAVSMNPVDTKVRANTAKDTVLENPKVLGYDGIGIVESIGDDVSNFKIGDRVFYAGDVTKNGSNSEFQLIDSRIVALAPTTINDEEAVVLPLTSLTAWEAMFDRMNIKKDKKKTILIIGGAGGVGSIATQIAKATTELTVIATASREETSTWCKDMGADVVVNHRDLLTSVREAGFQYVDYIFNLADTKIHWDAMAELIAPQGKICSIVDTTEPIDINKLKPKSVTFIWEFMFTRAMFNTEDIREQSNILSQIASLIDEGKIKTTLSKTIKGFNVKSLKEAHELTESGKNIGKIAIKF comes from the coding sequence ATGAAAGCTATAGGATTTAAAACATCACACAAGATTGGTCACGAAGATAGTTTAATAGAATTTGAAACAAGTAAACCACTTGCAAAAGGGTTTGATATCGTAGTAAAAGTAAATGCTGTTTCTATGAATCCAGTAGATACTAAGGTTAGAGCAAATACAGCAAAAGATACTGTTTTAGAAAATCCAAAAGTTCTAGGATATGATGGAATTGGTATTGTAGAGAGTATAGGAGATGATGTTTCAAACTTCAAAATTGGTGATAGAGTATTTTATGCGGGAGATGTAACAAAAAATGGTTCAAATAGTGAATTTCAATTAATTGATTCAAGAATTGTTGCACTAGCTCCAACTACAATCAATGATGAAGAAGCTGTAGTCTTACCACTTACCTCTCTTACTGCTTGGGAAGCAATGTTTGATAGAATGAATATCAAAAAAGATAAGAAAAAAACTATTTTAATCATTGGTGGAGCAGGAGGTGTTGGATCAATTGCAACACAAATTGCAAAAGCAACTACAGAACTTACTGTAATTGCAACAGCTTCAAGAGAAGAAACAAGTACATGGTGTAAAGATATGGGAGCTGATGTTGTTGTTAATCATAGAGATTTATTAACTTCAGTTAGAGAAGCTGGTTTCCAATATGTAGATTATATTTTCAACTTAGCAGATACAAAAATTCACTGGGATGCTATGGCTGAACTTATTGCTCCACAAGGTAAAATTTGTTCAATTGTTGATACAACAGAACCTATAGATATCAATAAATTAAAGCCAAAATCAGTAACTTTTATCTGGGAGTTTATGTTTACAAGAGCTATGTTTAATACTGAAGATATTAGAGAGCAAAGTAATATTTTAAGTCAAATTGCTTCTTTAATAGATGAAGGAAAGATCAAAACTACACTTAGTAAAACAATTAAAGGTTTTAATGTTAAAAGTTTAAAAGAAGCCCATGAATTAACTGAAAGTGGTAAAAATATTGGGAAAATTGCAATTAAATTTTAA
- a CDS encoding AraC family transcriptional regulator, translated as MKKDTKHIRADIVNKSLNYIYKYINSNITLEELAKLNSVSKSHFLTIFKEEIGENVFERVTAIRLQKAANLLITNKYSTISEISQLCGYASHTSFIKAFKKRFVYTPTQWKKGAYKNFTKEKLHLEENFYEKFIGIEPKIQVIPTKTCAYIRHKGYDGDALSKLWQRLMAFAYEKDITNSTQIGVYHDNTIIIPYEECNYIAALEVDKNFEPTNSISKFEVLESLYAIFHYEGVYGEVCKLMTYIYQYWMPNSGYEAKTLPAFSIYHKNHYLDENDSFILDFYVPIQVV; from the coding sequence ATGAAAAAAGATACTAAACATATAAGAGCAGATATAGTTAACAAGTCTCTTAATTATATTTATAAATATATTAATTCAAATATTACACTTGAAGAATTAGCAAAATTAAATAGTGTAAGCAAGTCTCATTTTCTTACAATTTTTAAAGAAGAAATTGGGGAAAATGTTTTTGAAAGAGTTACAGCTATAAGACTACAAAAAGCAGCCAACCTACTTATTACTAATAAGTATTCAACTATTAGTGAGATAAGTCAACTATGTGGATATGCATCTCATACTTCTTTTATAAAAGCATTTAAAAAACGTTTTGTTTATACTCCTACACAATGGAAAAAAGGTGCTTATAAAAACTTCACCAAAGAAAAACTTCATTTAGAAGAAAACTTTTATGAAAAATTTATAGGAATTGAACCAAAGATACAAGTAATTCCAACAAAAACTTGTGCCTACATAAGACACAAAGGATATGATGGAGATGCTTTATCAAAGTTATGGCAGAGACTTATGGCCTTTGCATATGAAAAAGATATTACTAATTCTACCCAAATTGGCGTTTATCATGATAATACAATTATTATTCCTTATGAAGAGTGTAATTATATAGCAGCATTAGAAGTCGATAAAAATTTTGAACCAACAAACTCAATTAGTAAATTTGAAGTATTAGAATCTTTATATGCAATTTTTCACTATGAAGGAGTTTATGGAGAAGTTTGTAAACTTATGACTTATATATATCAGTATTGGATGCCAAATAGTGGATATGAAGCAAAAACATTGCCTGCTTTTTCAATATATCATAAGAATCACTATCTAGATGAAAATGATTCTTTTATTTTAGATTTTTATGTACCAATTCAAGTTGTGTAA
- a CDS encoding TetR/AcrR family transcriptional regulator, whose translation MKKSRIDDVINTANCIIRRVGYSNLSFTQIAKTLDVTRENVHHYFKKKELLGNACLDVMAEDLNQKFDLIINSELSSINKLKEYFKIYKTQQNDKEDCPIVSLLSEYELLPESMKVQVKKLAKIEQSNMEKILHEGVNTNCFVINGSIEEEAFFTISLLKGAVSYTKIYDNFEKTTIFILKSLTNDIK comes from the coding sequence ATGAAGAAATCAAGAATAGATGATGTAATAAATACTGCAAATTGTATTATAAGAAGAGTAGGATATTCAAATCTTAGTTTCACTCAAATTGCCAAGACACTTGATGTTACAAGAGAGAATGTACACCACTATTTTAAGAAAAAAGAACTTTTGGGAAATGCTTGCTTAGATGTTATGGCAGAAGATTTAAATCAAAAATTTGATTTAATTATAAATTCTGAACTTTCAAGTATAAACAAATTAAAAGAGTATTTTAAAATATATAAAACTCAACAAAATGATAAAGAAGATTGTCCTATTGTATCTTTACTTTCAGAGTATGAACTTTTACCTGAGTCAATGAAAGTTCAAGTTAAGAAGTTGGCCAAGATAGAACAATCTAATATGGAAAAGATATTACACGAAGGTGTGAATACTAATTGTTTTGTTATAAACGGAAGTATTGAAGAAGAAGCTTTTTTTACAATTTCTTTATTAAAAGGTGCTGTTTCTTATACTAAGATATATGATAATTTCGAAAAAACAACTATTTTTATATTAAAATCCTTAACAAATGATATTAAATAG
- a CDS encoding AraC family transcriptional regulator has product MNKKILTQAHKLFTDDGIHDTFLDDVKIYTTSKYDPLSPFIYDVCLILVLQGKKIGHLGDNKLIYDSKNYLVVPTTLPLECETYASKEEPFIGLIISIDKKVMYEIIDNISKKEFIDSKKNSLGVFSDNVNNKIEELTFNLLEILQSKEESTILGTSILKELFYRVAVGNNSKFLYKMFLNNNKEAKIARALKIIHTECESNLNIATLARQEDMSVASFHTHFKQITSHTPLQYIKKIRLTKGKDLIAKQHYQVIDAAYEMGYDSASQFSRDFKNYFGYPPKEVKPTI; this is encoded by the coding sequence ATGAATAAAAAAATTTTAACACAAGCCCATAAGTTATTTACTGATGATGGAATCCATGATACATTTTTAGATGATGTAAAAATATATACTACTTCTAAGTATGACCCTTTAAGTCCTTTTATATATGATGTATGTCTTATTTTAGTTTTACAAGGTAAAAAGATAGGTCATCTTGGAGATAATAAATTAATATATGATTCAAAAAATTATTTGGTTGTACCTACTACTTTACCTTTAGAATGTGAAACATATGCATCAAAGGAAGAGCCTTTTATAGGATTAATTATTTCAATAGATAAAAAAGTAATGTATGAAATAATAGATAATATTTCAAAAAAAGAATTTATTGATTCAAAAAAAAATTCACTTGGAGTATTTTCAGATAATGTTAATAATAAAATAGAAGAGCTAACTTTTAATCTTTTAGAAATATTACAATCCAAAGAAGAATCAACTATTTTAGGAACATCTATTTTAAAAGAACTATTTTATAGAGTAGCAGTAGGCAATAATTCAAAGTTTTTATATAAAATGTTTTTAAATAATAATAAAGAAGCAAAAATTGCAAGAGCTTTAAAAATTATTCATACTGAATGTGAATCAAATTTGAATATTGCAACTTTGGCAAGACAAGAAGATATGAGTGTAGCTTCTTTTCATACTCACTTTAAACAAATCACTTCACATACTCCTTTACAATATATAAAGAAAATAAGATTGACAAAAGGAAAGGATCTAATAGCTAAACAACATTATCAAGTTATTGATGCAGCCTATGAAATGGGGTATGATAGCGCATCACAGTTTAGTAGAGATTTTAAGAATTATTTTGGATATCCTCCAAAAGAAGTAAAACCTACTATTTAA
- a CDS encoding iron-containing alcohol dehydrogenase has product MEFSYDNPTAIEFGKGKIKELTNKISKDKKILLVYGSGSVKKNGSYDQVIKALENHTFFEFSGVEPNPSIETMHKALEIVKKENVDFILALGGGSVIDGCKYLAAAALYDGDGWDFLDGTKEVERALPLGVVLTLAATGSETNHLTVVSKKETGEKRMYFSNHSYPQFAIMDPSFMATLSDRQLGNGLVDAFVHTSEQYITYPTTALVNDGYAETLFRGLVKLSDTWSERRTDAWLENLMHIANQALNFQIGAGVPQDWSTHLIGHELTANYGLDHARSLAVVQPYLLEVMGAEKKEKIAQLGKNVFGIENDNAAVIEAMEKVYNKVGVPTKLTAYEIDDKVIENVSNALIKNGYTEIGENGTITLDKVSTILTMSMK; this is encoded by the coding sequence ATGGAATTTTCATATGATAATCCAACAGCAATTGAGTTTGGAAAAGGAAAAATAAAAGAGCTTACTAACAAGATTAGTAAAGATAAAAAAATATTACTAGTATATGGTAGTGGTTCAGTTAAAAAGAATGGTTCTTATGACCAAGTTATAAAAGCTTTAGAAAATCATACATTTTTTGAATTTTCAGGAGTAGAACCTAATCCAAGTATTGAAACTATGCATAAAGCATTAGAGATTGTAAAAAAAGAGAATGTTGATTTTATTTTAGCTCTTGGTGGTGGTTCAGTAATTGATGGTTGTAAATATTTAGCAGCAGCTGCACTTTATGATGGTGATGGTTGGGATTTCTTAGATGGAACAAAAGAAGTTGAGAGAGCTTTACCTTTAGGCGTAGTTTTAACATTAGCAGCAACTGGTTCTGAAACTAATCATTTAACTGTTGTTTCTAAAAAAGAAACAGGTGAAAAAAGAATGTATTTCTCAAATCATTCATACCCACAATTTGCAATAATGGATCCTTCTTTTATGGCTACATTAAGTGATAGACAATTAGGAAATGGTTTAGTTGATGCCTTTGTTCATACTTCAGAACAATATATCACTTATCCAACAACTGCATTAGTAAACGATGGTTATGCAGAAACTTTATTTAGAGGTTTAGTAAAACTATCTGATACTTGGTCTGAGCGAAGAACAGATGCATGGTTAGAAAACTTAATGCATATTGCAAATCAAGCACTAAACTTCCAAATTGGAGCAGGTGTTCCTCAAGATTGGTCAACTCACCTTATTGGACATGAGTTAACAGCTAATTATGGATTAGATCATGCCAGATCTTTAGCTGTGGTTCAACCTTATTTATTAGAAGTAATGGGTGCAGAGAAAAAAGAGAAAATTGCACAATTAGGTAAAAATGTATTTGGAATTGAAAATGACAATGCAGCTGTAATTGAAGCAATGGAAAAAGTATATAATAAAGTAGGAGTACCAACTAAATTAACTGCATATGAAATTGATGATAAAGTCATTGAAAATGTTTCAAATGCTTTAATCAAAAATGGTTATACAGAAATTGGCGAAAATGGAACTATTACATTAGATAAAGTTTCTACAATTTTAACTATGTCTATGAAATAG
- a CDS encoding manganese efflux pump MntP produces the protein MELILIAIALAMDSVAVSIASGVKYKRINVYTVMKISLFFGIFQGLMPLIGYFAGTIFSSQVAEYSHYIAFVILIALGLNMIKEAREDDFENEVKDLKNKTLFFLAIATSIDALAIGVTFSFQDINIYYASSLITIVTFILCFIAVYVGKILGGFLESKAEYLGGIILIILGCKILFEGLGIFQIF, from the coding sequence ATGGAATTGATTTTAATTGCCATAGCCTTAGCTATGGATAGTGTTGCTGTATCAATAGCAAGTGGTGTAAAATATAAAAGAATAAATGTTTATACAGTAATGAAAATATCATTATTCTTTGGTATATTTCAAGGATTGATGCCATTAATAGGCTATTTTGCAGGAACTATTTTTTCATCACAAGTAGCTGAGTATAGTCATTATATTGCTTTTGTTATACTTATTGCTTTAGGCTTAAACATGATTAAAGAAGCAAGAGAAGATGATTTTGAAAATGAAGTAAAAGATTTAAAAAATAAAACTTTATTTTTTCTTGCAATTGCAACTAGTATCGATGCCTTAGCCATTGGTGTTACTTTTTCTTTTCAAGATATTAATATTTATTATGCATCTTCTTTAATTACAATCGTTACATTTATATTATGTTTTATTGCAGTTTATGTAGGAAAAATACTAGGCGGATTTTTAGAATCAAAAGCAGAATATTTAGGTGGGATTATTTTAATAATATTAGGATGTAAAATTCTATTTGAAGGTTTAGGTATTTTTCAAATTTTTTAG
- a CDS encoding PAS domain S-box protein → MIDKKATTNISSMQDQIKELQNLLTIATNKNEQLIKILEKIPQPSQSLNSKGKILNVNEKWCDELGYKKEEIIGRQFKDFLTSQTEQTYFNQFPNLIKNGHVSGVEFDMLHKNGNKITVSLDGVIINDDNGQMLYTSCIFTNITEQKKILNNLHNSKEKFRSLYENSPDMYISVSSEDSKILLCNETFLRKTGFTRDEIIGKSVFDLYDENAINDARKAFEQFITTGNVLDIPLILKKKDGSKINVDLNVSAVRDSNGKILYSISSYRDMTELKIAQEEIKLLNERMKRALFGNNDGIWDLNMLDNSVYFSPKWKEMIGYEDHELPNLYEIWENRVHPNDIANAKECIQDHIDAKTEYFEAIYRFKHKNNSWIWIQSRGKATYDQDGSPIKMTGTHHDITKQKLLELEIKKSHEKLQKLTENVPGAIYQYRLYTNGNSGFTYLSKSMKNVYDVSPEDALKDSRAILSYTHPDDKEIFELSILKSIETMEEWNLEYRVNLPKKGLRWIHVKSTPEKLSDGSILWSGILDDITEQKKKDKLIYEQSKLAAMGEMIGNIAHQWRQPLSIISTGATGMQLQKKYGLLTDELFDKTCIDINNNAQYLSRTIEDFKNFIRNDRIKVTFNLSENINSFLELVKGSIKNNNINLVLDLNDSIIIDGYPNELIQCLINIFNNAKDALKEKEITDKFIFISTSIKNDKVFIKIKDNAGGILPETLPRIFEPYFTTKNKSKGTGLGLSITYSLIVDGMQGSVKANNISYAHHNKEYLGAELSVKLPIS, encoded by the coding sequence ATGATCGATAAAAAAGCAACTACAAATATAAGTTCAATGCAAGATCAAATAAAAGAATTACAAAATTTATTAACTATAGCAACAAACAAAAATGAACAACTTATTAAAATATTAGAAAAAATTCCTCAACCTTCACAATCATTAAATTCTAAAGGAAAGATATTAAATGTAAATGAAAAATGGTGTGATGAACTTGGTTATAAAAAAGAAGAAATTATTGGTCGTCAATTTAAAGATTTTCTTACATCCCAAACAGAACAAACATATTTCAATCAATTCCCAAATTTAATAAAGAATGGTCATGTTTCAGGTGTAGAGTTTGATATGTTACATAAAAATGGAAATAAAATAACAGTATCATTAGATGGTGTTATTATCAATGATGATAATGGTCAAATGTTATATACAAGTTGTATTTTTACTAACATTACAGAACAAAAGAAAATTCTAAATAATCTCCATAATTCTAAGGAAAAATTTCGGTCCCTATATGAGAATTCTCCAGACATGTATATTTCAGTATCTTCAGAAGATTCAAAAATTCTTCTTTGTAATGAGACATTTTTAAGAAAAACAGGTTTTACTAGAGATGAAATAATTGGTAAATCTGTGTTTGATTTATATGATGAGAATGCTATAAATGATGCACGAAAAGCTTTTGAACAATTTATTACAACAGGAAATGTTCTAGATATTCCATTAATACTAAAAAAGAAAGATGGAAGTAAAATAAATGTTGATTTAAATGTTAGTGCTGTTCGGGACTCAAATGGTAAGATATTATATTCAATTTCTTCATACAGAGATATGACTGAACTTAAAATAGCACAAGAAGAAATAAAACTTTTAAATGAACGTATGAAAAGAGCATTATTTGGGAATAATGATGGTATTTGGGATCTAAATATGCTTGATAATAGTGTCTATTTCTCTCCTAAATGGAAAGAGATGATTGGTTATGAAGATCATGAATTACCAAATCTATATGAAATATGGGAAAATAGAGTTCATCCTAATGACATAGCTAATGCAAAAGAATGTATACAAGATCATATAGATGCTAAAACAGAATATTTTGAAGCTATTTATAGGTTTAAACATAAAAATAACTCTTGGATATGGATACAGTCTAGAGGTAAAGCTACTTATGATCAAGATGGAAGTCCTATTAAAATGACTGGAACTCATCATGATATTACTAAACAAAAATTACTAGAATTAGAGATTAAAAAAAGTCATGAGAAACTTCAAAAGTTAACAGAAAATGTACCTGGTGCTATTTATCAATATAGACTTTATACAAATGGAAATTCAGGATTTACATACCTTAGTAAAAGTATGAAAAATGTATATGATGTGTCTCCTGAAGATGCACTTAAAGATTCACGTGCTATTTTAAGTTATACACATCCAGATGATAAGGAAATATTTGAACTTTCCATTTTAAAATCTATTGAAACAATGGAAGAATGGAATTTGGAATATAGAGTTAATCTTCCAAAAAAAGGTTTGCGTTGGATTCATGTGAAATCAACACCTGAAAAGCTTTCTGATGGTAGTATTTTATGGAGTGGTATTCTTGATGATATTACAGAACAAAAAAAGAAAGATAAATTAATATATGAACAGTCTAAATTAGCAGCAATGGGTGAAATGATAGGAAATATTGCTCATCAATGGAGACAACCATTATCTATAATATCAACAGGCGCTACAGGTATGCAATTACAAAAAAAATACGGTTTACTTACTGATGAGTTATTTGATAAAACATGTATTGATATAAATAATAATGCACAGTATCTGTCTAGAACTATTGAGGATTTTAAAAATTTTATAAGAAATGATAGGATAAAAGTTACTTTCAATCTAAGTGAAAATATAAATAGTTTTTTGGAACTTGTTAAAGGATCAATTAAAAATAATAATATAAATTTAGTATTGGATTTAAATGATAGTATTATTATTGATGGTTATCCAAATGAACTGATACAATGTCTGATAAATATATTTAATAATGCTAAAGATGCACTCAAAGAAAAAGAAATTACAGATAAATTCATATTTATATCAACTTCTATAAAAAATGACAAAGTATTTATAAAAATAAAAGATAATGCTGGTGGCATATTACCAGAAACTTTACCTAGAATATTTGAGCCATATTTTACAACTAAGAATAAATCAAAAGGAACAGGATTAGGACTTAGTATCACTTACAGTTTAATTGTAGATGGAATGCAGGGAAGTGTAAAGGCAAATAATATAAGTTATGCACATCACAATAAAGAATATTTGGGAGCTGAGCTCTCAGTTAAATTGCCTATAAGTTAA